The following are from one region of the Salvia hispanica cultivar TCC Black 2014 chromosome 1, UniMelb_Shisp_WGS_1.0, whole genome shotgun sequence genome:
- the LOC125221085 gene encoding metallothionein-like protein type 2, translating into MSCCGGNCGCGSSCGCGSGCGGCKMHADLSYSEVAAPTQTLVLGVAATQKTYFEGEVGAENGCKCGANCTCNPCNC; encoded by the exons ATGTCTTGCTGCGGAGGAAACTGTGGCTGTGGATCTAGCTGTGGATGTGGCAGCGGCTGCGGCgg CTGCAAAATGCACGCTGATTTGAGCTACTCGGAAGTGGCCGCCCCAACTCAGACGTTGGTTCTTGGTGTTGCTGCCACCCAAAAGAC ATATTTTGAAGGAGAGGTGGGTGCCGAGAACGGCTGCAAGTGCGGAGCAAATTGCACCTGCAATCCATGCAACTGCTAA